A genomic region of Papaver somniferum cultivar HN1 chromosome 7, ASM357369v1, whole genome shotgun sequence contains the following coding sequences:
- the LOC113298268 gene encoding protein PLASTID TRANSCRIPTIONALLY ACTIVE 14-like yields the protein MASLHLQLPTNSFIFNHNKVNPAPKGFEYQNRNNSFICNNARTAKAPIAAPPPFRLFEPPQIEDSPSELEPADPDFYKIGYVRSVRAYGVEFMEGPNGFGVYAARDIEPLRRARVIMEIPLELMVTMRQKLPWMFFPDIVPIGHPIFDIINSTNPETDWDLRLACLLLFAFDLEGNFWQLYGDFLPSADECTSLLLATEEDLLELQDEDLASTMRDQQERALEFWERNWHSAVPLKIKRLARDPERFMWALSIAQSRCIKMQMRIGALIQDSDMLIPYADMLNHSFQPNCFFHWRFKDRMLEVMVNAGQKIKKGDEMTVNYMSGKKNNMFMERYGFSSPANPCDIIQFNSNARIHLDSFLSVFNISGLPEEYYHNNRLSNSGDNFVDGAVIAAARTLPTWSDGDIPFVPSSERKAARELQEECQKMLSEFSTTPDQDQQILDSMPQARRTLEAAIKYRLHRKLFLKKVIQALEIYQDRILF from the exons atggcTTCTCTGCATCTTCAACTCCCTACCAACTCTTTCATTTTCAACCACAACAAGGTTAATCCAGCTCCAAAGGGTTTTGAATATCAAAATCGTAATAATTCATTTATATGTAACAATGCTCGAACTGCAAAAGCTCCAATAGCAGCACCTCCTCCATTCAGATTATTTGAGCCTCCCCAAATTGAAGACTCACCCTCTGAG TTGGAACCAGCAGACCCTGATTTTTACAAGATTGGATATGTTCGAAGTGTACGAGCTTACGGAGTTGAATTCATGGAAGGCCCTAATGGATTTGGAGTTTACGCTGCCAGAGACATTGAACCTCTTCGCCGAGCCAGG GTTATCATGGAAATACCATTAGAGCTGATGGTAACAATGCGTCAGAAGCTCCCATGGATGTTTTTCCCGGATATTGTTCCTATTGGCCATCCAATTTTTGATATCATTAACTCAACGAATCCTGAG ACAGATTGGGACCTAAGATTAGCATGCCTTCTTTTATTCGCGTTTGATTTGGAGGGTAACTTCTGGCAGTTGTATGGTGACTTTTTACCCAGTGCAGACGAGTGTACTAGTTTGCTTCTAGCAACAGAG GAGGACCTTCTGGAGCTGCAGGACGAAGATCTAGCTTCAACTATGAGAGATCAGCAAGAGCGAGCATTAGAATTTTGGGAAAGAAATTGG CACTCGGCTGTTCCACTGAAAATTAAACGGCTAGCTCGTGATCCTGAAAGATTCATGTGGGCACTGAGTATTGCACAATCCCGATGTATTAAAATGCAAATGAGGATTGGTGCACTCATCCAAGACTCAGATATGCTTATTCCTTACGCTG ACATGCTGAACCATTCGTTTCAGCCGAACTGTTTCTTTCACTGGCGATTCAAGGATCGCATGCTCGAGGTGATGGTAAATGCTGGACAAAAGATCAAAAAAGGGGATGAG ATGACTGTCAATTATATGAGTGGCAAGAAGAATAACATGTTCATGGAAAGATATGGCTTTTCCTCTCCAGCG AACCCCTGTGATATCATCCAATTCAACAGTAATGCAAGGATTCATTTGGATTCCTTCTTGTCAGTATTTAATATCTCTGGCCTACCCGAAGAATACTATCACAACA ATAGACTATCAAATAGTGGGGATAACTTTGTCGATGGAGCGGTTATAGCGGCAGCACGCACGTTGCCGACATGGTCAGACGGAGATATTCCCTTCGTCCCGAGCTCAGAAAGAAAGGCTGCAAGAGAGTTACAGGAAGAATGCCAGAAGATGCTATCTGAATTCTCAACTACTCCTGATCAAGATCAACAAATTCTCG ATTCTATGCCGCAAGCGAGGAGAACACTAGAGGCAGCAATCAA ATATAGGTTACATAGGAAACTGTTTCTGAAGAAGGTGATCCAGGCTCTGGAGATCTATCAAGATCGAATCCTGTTTTGA
- the LOC113295126 gene encoding protein FAR1-RELATED SEQUENCE 5-like produces the protein MEDIGNVNLLDGEKENGFQGKTGFSIRWHSTNKSRVEPFEVIVRTFCCSRQGLRGRRAKPVEERKRQQADVRTYCKLVMMIKKRNDRWVVSRVVEERNHKLVFPNKKHNLRSLRIISSVQKQQIVNYRIAGVKTDQLISYLAVENGGVKNIGFLPKNARNYLSTRRQLELKHGDAQAVLDYFERQQMQNPSFFYSIQVDS, from the exons ATGGAAGATATTGGGAACGTTAATTTACTTGATGGAGAAAAAGAAAATGGATTTCAGG GTAAAACTGGATTTAGTATTCGTTGGCACTCTACAAATAAGTCTAGGGTTGAGCCTTTTGAAGTGATAGTGCGCACATTTTGTTGTTCACGTCAAGGACTGAGAGGCCGTAGAGCTAAGCCTGTTGAAGAAAGGAAAAGGCAACAAGCCGATGTGAGGACATATTGCAAGTTAGTGATGATGATAAAGAAGAGAAACGACAGATGGGTTGTGTCCCGTGTTGTAGAAGAACGCAATCATAAACTTGTTTTCCCAAATAAAAAGCACAATCTTCGGTCATTGAGAATTATAAGTAGTGTGCAAAAACAACAAATTGTGAACTATCGAATAGCAGGCGTCAAAACAGATCAATTAATAAGCTATTTGGCAGTTGAGAATGGTGGAGTGAAGAACATTGGGTTTCTTCCAAAAAATGCTAGAAATTATTTGAGTACAAGACGCCAATTGGAGCTAAAACATGGAGATGCTCAAGCTGTACTAGACTACTTCGAACGTCAACAAATGCAAAATCCATCATTTTTCTATTCAATTCAGGTAGATTCATAA
- the LOC113298270 gene encoding inactive leucine-rich repeat receptor-like serine/threonine-protein kinase At1g60630, whose protein sequence is MLLSVTMKSLSALNADSTRRRGRYILFIYFLSVTFSFGLVRSSDEEALLRLKSKIDPSDRLSSWRKGCDFCKWQGVRECTNGRVTKLVLEHVNLSGTLDGKSLNQLDQLRVLSFKENSLSGEIPNLSGLVNLKSLYLNDNQFMGHFPSSISDLHRLKIIVLSGNLLSGNIPVSLLKLRRLYILYLQDNQLTGEVPALNQPTLRFLNVSNNQLSGEIPSNAVLVRFNSTSFLNNVNLCGKQINVVCSNASITPNGAPSTGSKSHSKHVNKKLILIIVGSIVGLILVLICLVILWKVCKTRKSKKSQEESREVRSKGEVGTEGVGVVGGRIGGEGSGIGGSKQGGFSWENEGLGSLVFCGAGDQQMSYSLEDLLKASAETLGRGTLGSTYKAVMESGFIVTVKRLKDSRYPRLEDFRRQMDVLGRLRHPNLVPVRAYFQAKEERLLVYDYFPNGSLFSLIHGSRTSGGGKPLHWTSCLKIAEDLATGLVSIHQTPGLTHGNLKSSNVLLGSDFESCLTDYGLTPFRDPDSLEEPSASSLFYRAPECRDLRKIPTQEADVYSFGVLLLELLTGKTPFQDLVQEHGADIPQWVRSVREEETESGDDPNSGNEASEEKLGSLLNIAMTCVPLSYENRPAMEEVLKMIREVRAEAQVSSNSSDHSPGRWSDTIHSLPRDEHLSI, encoded by the exons ATGCTATTATCAGTTACAATGAAATCATTATCAGCTCTAAATGCAGATTCaacaagaagaagaggaaggTACATTTTGTTTATTTACTTTCTCTCTGTAACATTTAGTTTTGGGTTAGTCAGATCAAGTGATGAAGAGGCATTGTTAAGGCTTAAATCAAAGATTGATCCTTCAGATAGACTATCATCATGGAGAAAAGGATGTGATTTCTGTAAATGGCAAGGGGTTAGAGAGTGTACAAATGGTAGGGTTACAAAGTTAGTTCTTGAGCATGTAAATCTAAGTGGAACCTTAGATGGGAAAAGTTTAAACCAGCTTGATCAGCTTAGAGTATTGAGTTTTAAAGAAAACTCGTTATCTGGTGAAATCCCCAATTTATCTGGTTTAGTTAATTTGAAATCACTTTATCTTAATGATAATCAATTTATGGGTCATTTTCCAAGTTCTATTTCAGATCTTCATCGTTTGAAAATCATTGTATTGTCGGGGAATTTATTGTCGGGTAACATTCCGGTATCGCTTCTCAAGCTTCGGCGATTATACATTCTTTATTTGCAAGATAATCAATTAACAGGAGAAGTTCCAGCTCTGAATCAACCAACTCTTAGATTCTTGAATGTATCTAATAATCAACTTTCTGGCGAAATTCCGTCAAATGCGGTACTTGTTCGATTCAATTCAACTTCATTTCTCAATAATGTCAATCTATGTGGCAAACAGATAAATGTCGTCTGCAGCAATGCTTCAATTACTCCTAACGGAGCTCCATCTACTGGTTCAAAGTCACATTCAAAGCATGTAAACAAGAAACTTATATTGATTATTGTTGGTAGTATTGTTGGATTGATTTTGGTGTTAATCTGTTTGGTAATTTTATGGAAAGTTTGCAAGACTAGGAAGAGCAAAAAGTCACAGGAAGAGTCACGAGAAGTTAGGAGCAAAGGTGAAGTAGGCACTGAAGGAGTAGGAGTAGTAGGAGGAAGAATAGGTGGCGAAGGGTCTGGAATTGGTGGTTCAAAACAGGGAGGATTTTCATGGGAGAATGAAGGTTTGGGAAGTTTGGTTTTTTGTGGAGCGGGGGATCAACAAATGAGCTATAGTTTAGAAGATTTATTGAAGGCATCTGCAGAGACATTAGGAAGAGGAACACTGGGGAGTACTTATAAAGCAGTGATGGAATCTGGGTTTATAGTTACCGTGAAAAGGTTGAAGGATTCTAGGTATCCAAGGCTTGAAGACTTCAGGAGACAAATGGATGTGCTAGGGCGACTCAGACATCCTAATTTGGTACCAGTCAGGGCTTATTTTCAAGCTAAAGAAGAACGTCTTCTCGTCTATGATTATTTCCCTAATGGCAGCTTGTTCTCACTCATTCACG GATCAAGAACTTCAGGGGGTGGAAAGCCCCTACACTGGACATCCTGCTTGAAAATAGCAGAAGACTTGGCAACAGGATTAGTCAGCATCCACCAAACCCCTGGACTAACCCATGGAAACCTGAAATCATCCAACGTTCTTTTAGGTTCAGACTTCGAGTCCTGCCTCACCGATTATGGCTTGACACCATTCCGTGATCCTGACTCACTTGAAGAACCGAGCGCGTCATCTCTCTTTTATAGAGCTCCTGAATGCCGAGACCTGCGAAAAATACCAACACAAGAAGCTGATGTCTATAGTTTTGGAGTTCTTCTTTTAGAACTTCTCACTGGAAAAACACCTTTCCAAGACCTTGTTCAAGAACATGGTGCCGATATTCCTCAATGGGTTCGTTCAGTCCGGGAAGAGGAAACGGAATCTGGAGATGATCCAAACTCAGGTAATGAAGCATCTGAAGAGAAATTGGGATCTCTTTTAAATATTGCAATGACTTGTGTTCCTCTTTCATATGAAAATCGACCCGCGATGGAGGAGGTATTGAAAATGATTAGAGAAGTTAGGGCAGAAGCACAGGTGTCTTCAAATAGCAGCGATCATTCACCAGGGAGATGGTCAGATACGATTCACAGTTTGCCGAGAGACGAACATTTGAGCATCTAA